In one Micromonospora polyrhachis genomic region, the following are encoded:
- a CDS encoding quinone oxidoreductase family protein, translating to MRAAVVRRTGGPEVFRVEDVPEAVAGPGESLVDVVFAGVNYEDLDLRSGHHPHSLPAVLGVDAVGRRRFDGHRVAVLLRQGGGYAQVVAATDAHTVELPDEVDDQQAAALLEQGATGYGALVLAGRLQRGESVAVSAAAGGVGHLTIQLARSLGAGTVVGLASTPEKRKLVQTLGADVALDPADPQLAERLREATGGGVDLFVDSVGGAVLRSAMRGLRPFGRLVCIGWRDEPDEVSTEHLAELSVGCVGFWMRHVVADRRLLRTITDQLFALAGRRELVARIDRIVALDEVGAAHAAMAARDTSGKVLIDVNREVGLLS from the coding sequence ATGCGTGCGGCCGTGGTACGTCGTACCGGTGGACCGGAGGTGTTCCGGGTCGAGGACGTACCCGAGGCCGTCGCCGGCCCCGGAGAGAGCCTGGTCGACGTGGTGTTTGCCGGCGTCAACTACGAGGACCTGGACCTACGCAGCGGGCACCACCCGCACTCACTACCCGCGGTGCTCGGAGTGGACGCGGTGGGTCGCCGCCGGTTCGACGGCCACCGGGTGGCGGTCCTGTTACGTCAGGGCGGCGGGTACGCCCAGGTCGTCGCCGCCACCGACGCCCACACCGTGGAGCTTCCGGACGAGGTGGACGATCAGCAGGCCGCCGCGTTGCTGGAGCAGGGGGCCACCGGGTACGGGGCCCTGGTCCTCGCCGGGCGGCTCCAGCGTGGGGAGAGCGTCGCCGTGTCGGCGGCTGCCGGCGGGGTGGGACACCTGACGATCCAACTGGCCCGGTCACTGGGCGCCGGTACGGTCGTCGGCCTCGCCTCCACGCCGGAGAAGCGGAAACTCGTCCAGACGCTCGGTGCCGACGTGGCGTTGGACCCGGCCGACCCGCAGCTCGCCGAGCGGCTGCGGGAGGCCACCGGCGGCGGCGTCGACCTGTTCGTCGACTCGGTCGGAGGCGCGGTGCTGCGATCGGCGATGCGTGGACTGAGGCCGTTTGGACGGCTGGTCTGCATCGGCTGGCGGGACGAACCCGACGAGGTGTCGACGGAGCACCTGGCGGAGTTGTCGGTCGGTTGTGTCGGCTTCTGGATGCGGCACGTCGTGGCCGACCGGAGGCTACTCCGCACGATCACCGACCAGCTCTTCGCCCTCGCCGGCCGGCGCGAACTGGTTGCCCGAATCGACCGGATCGTCGCGCTCGACGAGGTCGGTGCCGCACATGCCGCGATGGCCGCCCGGGACACGAGCGGCAAGGTCCTCATCGACGTGAATCGGGAGGTGGGCCTGCTCTCCTGA
- a CDS encoding preATP grasp domain-containing protein, with translation MTTLIVGNSRTEEMVGDLTTLSPDDLVSGGCGAQRMLWYARDGDILVLPWLPETAYLNYVTALTGTRLATLTLVVPPPGFLGGDILTPDRLADEGFRDELRTVLTTRRIDQVLAVYTDTAIAELATVLDIEPALPGHRFSAQGGDALVNSKAAFRAMAAGTGVSIAPGTVVTRPEQAEAAINALLGQGYPVMVKQEFHGGGFGNEILATTDALRPAGAPQVVVLPDGPAVTDYVTQRWTWLTGGRGHRLVVERYFADSVTIYAEFVITDEEIELLGVGEILMEPVAVGEIVPAQSIDPQVRDRLVVAGRRLCEPIRGLGYRGNLSTDAILTPEGEIVFSETNGRITGSTHLHAVIGARVVGANHRDHRVIMERGGWQAASFTGALEQLTAAGLAYDPATRTGIILTSCHVPADDTVVYCVVAEDLAAVREYQRRLAALLTGVSV, from the coding sequence ATGACGACATTGATCGTGGGTAACAGCCGTACCGAGGAGATGGTGGGCGACCTGACGACACTCTCCCCGGATGATCTGGTCAGTGGTGGCTGTGGCGCCCAACGCATGCTCTGGTATGCCCGGGACGGTGACATCCTGGTGCTGCCCTGGCTGCCGGAGACCGCCTATCTGAACTACGTCACCGCGTTGACCGGTACCCGGCTGGCGACGTTGACACTGGTCGTACCGCCGCCCGGCTTCCTCGGCGGTGACATCCTGACCCCGGACCGGCTGGCCGATGAGGGCTTCCGGGACGAACTACGGACAGTGCTCACCACCCGACGGATCGATCAGGTGCTGGCCGTCTACACCGACACCGCCATCGCGGAACTCGCCACCGTGTTGGATATCGAGCCCGCACTGCCCGGTCACCGGTTCAGCGCCCAGGGCGGCGACGCCTTGGTCAACAGCAAGGCAGCCTTCCGGGCGATGGCCGCCGGTACCGGCGTGTCGATCGCCCCGGGCACCGTGGTCACCCGACCGGAGCAGGCCGAGGCGGCCATCAACGCGTTACTGGGCCAGGGATATCCGGTCATGGTCAAACAGGAGTTTCACGGTGGTGGATTCGGCAACGAGATCCTCGCCACCACCGACGCGCTGCGGCCGGCCGGTGCGCCGCAGGTCGTCGTGCTGCCGGATGGCCCGGCCGTCACCGACTACGTGACCCAACGCTGGACCTGGCTCACCGGTGGACGGGGCCACCGGCTGGTGGTGGAGCGGTACTTCGCCGACTCCGTCACGATCTACGCCGAGTTCGTCATCACCGACGAGGAGATCGAACTCCTCGGTGTGGGCGAGATCCTGATGGAGCCGGTGGCGGTCGGCGAGATCGTTCCGGCCCAGTCCATCGATCCGCAGGTACGGGACCGGCTCGTCGTCGCCGGCCGCCGGCTGTGCGAGCCGATCCGAGGGCTTGGCTACCGGGGAAACCTCAGCACCGACGCCATCCTCACCCCGGAGGGCGAGATCGTCTTCAGTGAGACGAACGGCCGGATCACCGGTTCCACCCATCTGCACGCGGTGATCGGCGCGCGCGTCGTCGGTGCCAACCATCGGGACCATCGCGTGATCATGGAACGGGGCGGATGGCAAGCGGCGTCGTTCACCGGAGCGCTCGAACAGCTCACCGCCGCCGGTCTCGCCTATGACCCGGCCACCCGAACCGGCATCATCCTCACCTCCTGCCACGTGCCCGCCGACGACACCGTCGTGTACTGCGTCGTCGCCGAGGACCTGGCCGCCGTACGGGAGTACCAACGTCGGCTGGCCGCCCTGCTGACCGGTGTGTCGGTGTGA